A window of Desulfuromonas soudanensis genomic DNA:
CAGAGTCTCCGCTTCTCATCGGCGCCCACATGTCCATCAGCGGCGGTCATCATCTCGCCTTTGCCCGGGGAGAGGCGGCGGGGTGCCGCGCCATGCAGATCTTCACCAAGAACGCCAACCAGTGGCACGCCAAGCCGATCGACGCCGATGCGGCGGCCGCCTTCGGCGCCGCCTGGAAGAAGAGCCCCATTGGCCCGGTGATCGCCCACGACAGCTACCTGATCAACCTCGCCTCCGCCGACGAGGAGAAGTGGCAAAAATCGCTGGCCGCCTTTGCTGACGAGATGGAGCGCTGTGCCGCCCTCGGCATCGGCTCGCTGGTCATGCACCCCGGCGCCCACCTCGGTGCCGGGGAGGATGCCGGACTGGAGCGGATCGTCACAGCCTTGCGGCGCATCTTTGCCGAGTCCCCGCCTTCCGTCCGCGTCCTGGTGGAGAACACCGCCGGCCAGGGGACCTACCTCGGCGGCACCTTCGAGCACCTGGCGGCTATTCTCGAGGAGCTTCCCGAAGGCCGCATCGGCGTCTGTTTCGACACCTGCCACGCCTTTGCCGCCGGCTTTGACCTCTCCACTGCCGCCGGCTACCGGAAAACGATGGACGACTTCGACCGGCTGGTCGGCCTCGGGAGGATCGCGGCCTTCCATATCAACGACAGCCAGAAGGGGCTCGGCTGCCGGGTCGATCGCCACGCCCACATCGGCCAGGGGGCCATGGGTCTGGAGGGGTTCGGGGAACTGATGCGCGACCCGCGCTTTTTTTCCGTCCCCAAGATCCTCGAAACCCCCAAGGGGGACGACGACAGCCTCGACCGCATGAACCTGGCGACCCTGCGCCGCCTGGCCACAGGGGGCTAGGAGATGCGGGCGGTTCTGCAGAGGGTTTCCTCGGCGAGCGTCACCGTCGAAGGGACGATCACCGGCGCCATCGGTCCCGGTCTGATGATCCTCCTCGGCGTCGAGAAGGGGGACGGGGAAGAGGACGCCTCCTTCCTGGCGAAAAAAACTGCCGGACTGCGCATATTCGAGGACGGGGAAGGGAGAATGAACCTTGCCGTCGGCGAGGCGGGGGGAGCGGTCCTGGTCGTCTCCCAGTTCACCCTGCTGGCCGACTGCCGCAAGGGGCGACGCCCCGGCTTCTCCCAGGCCGCCCCGCCCCAGGAGGCCGACGCCCTCTACCGACGGTTCGTGGAACTGCTGCGGCAGGAGGGGCTGGAGGTCGCCACCGGCGTCTTCCAGGCGACAATGGATGTTCAGCTCATAAACAACGGACCGGTCACCATGCTTCTCGACAGCCGGAAGGACTTCTGATGAATCAACGCTGGTACAATGACGAACCGCCCACGGAAGGGCGCGGCCGTTCGGCCAAAAAACGCGCCGCCGAGGCGGTGGAGGAGCTGGCCAAGCGCCTGGTGGCTCTCCCCGAGGCCGCCTGCCGCAAGCTCCCTCTCTCCGCCGACCTGCGCAAGGAACTGCAGCTGGCCCGCGACACCGAGGCCATGGGCGCCCGCAAGCGCCAGGTCAAGCACTTTGCCGGCGAGATGCGCCGCCGCGAGGAAGAGATCGAAGCCATCCAGACGTTTCTAGAGGGGACGGACCAGGTCAATCTCCAGGCGCGCCGGGAATTCCACCATCTCGAAGAGTTGCGCGACCGCCTCTGCGAACCCGCCACCTTCGCCGAAGCCCTCGACGAAGCAATGCAGGCCTGCCCTTCCCTCGACCGCGAGACGCTGAGCGGCCTGGCGCGCTCGGTCCACTCGAGCGCCGACAAGCGCGCCGCCCGCGAGATCTTCCGCCGCCTCAGGGACGGAGCGGTCAAGAGCTGACCGAGGCCGGACAGAACGGAACAAAGCTTCAGGCAAGACGCAAAGACCGGAGAGGTACCACTCACTGGAAATCTCTCCGGTCTCTCCCCCTCTCAGCGCCTCTGCGTTGAAAAAGGTCTTTGGGGGAGTTGGTGTCACACAACCCAACCGCCGTTTTTTCCTGCTTTGAATAAAAAAAGGGGCCCGTCCTTAAGACGGGTCCCCTGATTCGAGCCGAGCAGCAATGGCAAATGCGGTCACAGAGCCTTTTTCAGAAGTCCTTCGAGCTGGTTCTTGGGGACGGCGCCGACGACCTGATCGACGATCTTGCCGTCCTTGAAAAGAATCAAGGTCGGTATGCCGCGCACCCCGAATTTGCCGGGGGTCGCCGGGTTTTCGTCGACATTGAGCTTGGTGATCTTGACCCGCCCGTCGTACTCGTCGGCCAGCCCGTCGATGACCGGGCTGATGGCCTTGCAGGGGGCACACCAGGAGGCCCAGAAATCGACGAGGACCGGAATGGACGATTTCAGGACTTCACTCTCAAAGGCATCATCGGAAAGATGAATCACTTTATCACTCGCCATGATCGAATCTCCTTCTTCTTGGCATGATTAACATTGAATTATCAGTGTCATCATAAAACACATCCGAAAAAAATCAAGGGGTTATTTTCTCCCGGCGGCGAAAGCAGGCCTCCCGACCTTCTCCTTGACAGCCCTTGCTCCACCCCCTATCATGCCGGGAAATTCCCCAGAGAGATTGAGCCATGAGCGCCCAGGAAAAAATCGATGCCGCCCTCAGGGACCACGCCCTCCTTCTTGAGGCCGCCTTCCGCAGCCAGCAGGAGCAGGTCGTCGACTTCTCCACCGCGATTCTCGAGACCTTTCACCGGGGGGGGCGCCTCCTCCTTATCGGCAGCGGCGCCCTCGGTGCCATCGCCTCGCTGGTGGCCAACCTCTTCCTGCACCGACTGACCCTGGACCGCCCCCAGCTCTCCGCCATTGCCCTGTGCCATGACCCCTTTCTCGCCACCGCCCTGGCCCGGGACGGACAGAGCGACCACTATTTCTCCCGGCAATTGCGGGCCCTGGCCGCCCCCGGCGACGTGGTCCTCGCCTTCGGCGACGCCTACCGGAATCAGGCCCTCGACGAAGCGCTCGGTGCCGCCCGGGACATCGGCTGCACCACCGCCGCCCTCGTCCAGGGGAAGGGAGAAATGACCGGTGACCCGCCGGATTTTCTTTTTCATCTCGAAACCGAATCGGCAGCGCGCGCCACCGAGGGAGCCCTCTTCTTCGGCCACCTCCTCTGCGAAATCGTCGAAGCCGAGCTCTTCGGCATCTGACGACGCACCAAGGATTTCCCCATGCCTTCGTCCCCTCCCCTTCG
This region includes:
- a CDS encoding deoxyribonuclease IV is translated as MGKKTAESPLLIGAHMSISGGHHLAFARGEAAGCRAMQIFTKNANQWHAKPIDADAAAAFGAAWKKSPIGPVIAHDSYLINLASADEEKWQKSLAAFADEMERCAALGIGSLVMHPGAHLGAGEDAGLERIVTALRRIFAESPPSVRVLVENTAGQGTYLGGTFEHLAAILEELPEGRIGVCFDTCHAFAAGFDLSTAAGYRKTMDDFDRLVGLGRIAAFHINDSQKGLGCRVDRHAHIGQGAMGLEGFGELMRDPRFFSVPKILETPKGDDDSLDRMNLATLRRLATGG
- the dtd gene encoding D-aminoacyl-tRNA deacylase, with the translated sequence MRAVLQRVSSASVTVEGTITGAIGPGLMILLGVEKGDGEEDASFLAKKTAGLRIFEDGEGRMNLAVGEAGGAVLVVSQFTLLADCRKGRRPGFSQAAPPQEADALYRRFVELLRQEGLEVATGVFQATMDVQLINNGPVTMLLDSRKDF
- the yjgA gene encoding ribosome biogenesis factor YjgA translates to MNQRWYNDEPPTEGRGRSAKKRAAEAVEELAKRLVALPEAACRKLPLSADLRKELQLARDTEAMGARKRQVKHFAGEMRRREEEIEAIQTFLEGTDQVNLQARREFHHLEELRDRLCEPATFAEALDEAMQACPSLDRETLSGLARSVHSSADKRAAREIFRRLRDGAVKS
- the trxA gene encoding thioredoxin TrxA, whose amino-acid sequence is MASDKVIHLSDDAFESEVLKSSIPVLVDFWASWCAPCKAISPVIDGLADEYDGRVKITKLNVDENPATPGKFGVRGIPTLILFKDGKIVDQVVGAVPKNQLEGLLKKAL
- a CDS encoding D-sedoheptulose-7-phosphate isomerase; amino-acid sequence: MSAQEKIDAALRDHALLLEAAFRSQQEQVVDFSTAILETFHRGGRLLLIGSGALGAIASLVANLFLHRLTLDRPQLSAIALCHDPFLATALARDGQSDHYFSRQLRALAAPGDVVLAFGDAYRNQALDEALGAARDIGCTTAALVQGKGEMTGDPPDFLFHLETESAARATEGALFFGHLLCEIVEAELFGI